From one Microbulbifer sp. A4B17 genomic stretch:
- a CDS encoding EAL domain-containing protein encodes MSSNDTIRLLLIHDTPSEAQRLVSMLHNAGRPNRAQHVASEAVFNRLLQDKTWDLVIAAESSTQVPPSVALRTISKLQKDVPVIMLTERSGAQPVVEGLKLGARDVVVVDEDQHLLFVIQRELVALANRRQARLHDRRYHATLKRAKELLDSSKDAIAYISDGLIVYANDSLAERFGYDSGEDIEYQPLIDMLAENEQEAGREFLKGCAIDNNELEAKEWKFTAKTASGESLPTRAEVLSTTYDDERCLQVRIASRRGDTEQLEAQLSDIKNRDPLTGLFNRQHFLQVLDSSIKSAADSHNTGGLMLIEVDRFEDEVLKVVGVAGADALQKGMAELLKSCQRSGDTLARYSEDAFCLLSPNTTPDSIEQRARDMLKKISDTIFDADGKTLQITASIGISLMSEASSGAQQVLDQALSAHKQALGEEKKGGNFALYEPDTEGGADADTYHRARVVQALEAGNLKLLYQPILSLQGTGEQLYEVLVRMLDDKEELAPLAFLQELGDAGLSAKMDRWVIITAIKAAAAARAEGKNISLMLHITTASLVDSSLPGWLAVAFKAAKVAPGTVIFQLRQEDINSNLHAARDFTTQVQQLGCRVSVCHFGTGLNPFKALEHVKVDIAKIDPSFVREVQDEGESSDSLSGLVQRLGEADTKVIVPHIEQASMLPTLWQTGTDYIQGYYVQAPAEDMNFDFSLE; translated from the coding sequence ATGAGTAGCAACGACACAATACGACTTCTCCTGATTCACGATACCCCATCGGAAGCCCAACGCCTTGTGAGTATGCTGCACAACGCAGGCCGCCCCAATCGAGCACAGCATGTGGCCAGCGAGGCAGTGTTTAACCGCTTGCTTCAGGACAAAACCTGGGACTTGGTGATCGCTGCCGAAAGCAGCACCCAAGTGCCGCCCTCAGTTGCCTTGCGGACCATCAGTAAGCTGCAAAAAGACGTTCCGGTAATTATGTTGACCGAGCGCAGCGGCGCCCAGCCTGTGGTAGAGGGGCTGAAACTCGGGGCCCGCGATGTAGTGGTGGTGGATGAAGACCAGCACCTTCTCTTTGTGATACAGCGGGAGCTGGTAGCGCTGGCAAATCGGCGTCAGGCGCGTCTGCATGACCGCCGCTATCACGCCACCCTTAAGCGCGCCAAAGAGCTGCTCGACAGCTCCAAAGATGCCATTGCTTATATTTCCGATGGCCTGATTGTCTACGCCAACGACTCCCTTGCCGAGCGTTTTGGCTACGACTCCGGCGAGGATATTGAATATCAGCCGCTGATCGATATGCTGGCGGAAAATGAGCAGGAGGCGGGGCGCGAATTCCTCAAAGGTTGTGCTATCGACAATAACGAGCTGGAGGCGAAAGAGTGGAAATTTACCGCCAAAACCGCCTCCGGTGAATCCCTGCCCACCCGTGCAGAAGTGCTCAGTACCACTTACGATGATGAGCGCTGTCTACAGGTGCGCATTGCTTCGCGCCGGGGTGATACAGAGCAGCTGGAAGCGCAGCTCAGCGACATCAAGAACCGCGACCCGCTCACTGGCCTGTTTAATCGTCAGCACTTCCTGCAGGTACTGGATTCCAGCATCAAATCCGCTGCGGACTCTCACAATACTGGTGGTCTGATGCTAATCGAAGTGGATCGCTTTGAAGATGAAGTTCTGAAAGTTGTGGGGGTGGCCGGCGCCGATGCGCTGCAAAAAGGCATGGCGGAATTACTCAAATCCTGCCAGCGCAGTGGCGATACCCTGGCTCGATACAGTGAGGATGCCTTCTGCTTGCTCAGCCCGAATACGACCCCGGACAGCATCGAGCAGCGCGCGCGGGACATGTTGAAAAAGATTTCCGACACCATCTTCGATGCTGATGGCAAAACTCTGCAAATCACCGCATCTATCGGTATTTCCCTGATGAGTGAGGCCTCCAGCGGTGCACAGCAGGTGCTGGACCAGGCCCTATCTGCCCACAAGCAGGCTCTTGGTGAAGAAAAGAAAGGTGGGAATTTTGCGCTCTATGAGCCGGATACCGAAGGTGGTGCCGACGCGGATACCTATCACCGTGCACGGGTGGTTCAGGCTTTGGAAGCCGGCAACCTGAAGTTGCTCTATCAGCCAATTCTCAGTTTGCAGGGAACCGGCGAGCAGTTGTACGAAGTTTTGGTGCGTATGCTCGACGACAAGGAAGAGCTAGCGCCGCTGGCCTTCCTGCAGGAACTCGGCGATGCGGGCTTGTCGGCGAAGATGGATCGCTGGGTAATTATCACCGCGATCAAAGCCGCTGCCGCCGCCAGGGCTGAGGGCAAAAATATTTCCCTGATGCTGCATATCACAACTGCCTCACTGGTGGATAGCAGTTTGCCCGGCTGGCTGGCGGTTGCCTTTAAAGCAGCCAAGGTAGCGCCGGGGACGGTTATCTTCCAGTTGCGCCAGGAGGACATTAACAGCAACCTGCACGCGGCCCGGGACTTTACCACTCAGGTACAGCAATTGGGTTGTCGCGTCTCCGTGTGTCATTTCGGCACCGGACTCAATCCGTTCAAGGCGCTGGAGCATGTGAAAGTGGATATCGCCAAGATCGACCCCTCTTTCGTGCGCGAAGTTCAGGATGAAGGTGAAAGCAGTGATTCCCTGTCAGGGCTGGTACAGCGTTTGGGTGAGGCGGATACCAAGGTGATAGTGCCCCATATTGAGCAGGCCAGCATGTTGCCGACTTTGTGGCAGACCGGTACCGACTACATTCAGGGCTACTATGTGCAGGCACCAGCGGAAGATATGAATTTCGACTTCAGTCTCGAATGA
- a CDS encoding SDR family oxidoreductase codes for MHQVLITGATGFVGSALAANLLARGVKVIALSRNDPDSIRTINAVLTAAHGCQLDVSGAVENHLTVIDTDFSELENILATTDLSGVTEVWHVAAEMSYSPHKLETAINTNVGNTARLYQTVQQQAPRCRRFYYVSTAYVAGMAGGEVKEELHPFSQMVNTYQTTKWSAEHSLHLLSLRNSLPITIFRPSVVVGHRHTHWVHRNGFGFYMFQDAMLAVAGAGNCDLAIDLLPEPRLDLVSVDQLCADACSLTLRSEDPGKFEVFHCSGGVAVPAEKMVQIWADVAGVKAHLGNPTTSVEQKFDRAVRLNQRFMRIEWHFDRSRLDAVTGRTEPVKPLSAEEVWGLCAWYAGKPTNSKTSEAEKAATAEVI; via the coding sequence GTGCACCAGGTACTCATTACCGGCGCAACCGGCTTTGTCGGCAGCGCACTGGCGGCAAACCTTTTAGCTCGCGGTGTTAAAGTCATCGCCCTATCCCGCAACGATCCAGACAGTATCCGCACGATTAATGCCGTACTCACCGCTGCGCACGGCTGCCAGCTGGATGTGAGCGGCGCGGTTGAGAACCACCTGACTGTGATCGATACCGATTTCAGCGAGCTGGAAAATATCCTCGCCACAACCGACCTCAGCGGTGTTACCGAGGTTTGGCATGTGGCAGCGGAGATGAGCTATTCGCCTCATAAACTGGAAACCGCCATTAACACCAATGTGGGCAATACCGCACGGCTCTACCAAACCGTTCAGCAACAGGCCCCCAGATGCCGACGTTTTTACTATGTTTCCACGGCCTATGTCGCAGGTATGGCTGGCGGTGAAGTGAAGGAGGAGCTGCACCCCTTCAGCCAGATGGTGAATACCTACCAGACTACAAAATGGAGTGCAGAACACTCCCTGCACCTGCTGTCACTGCGCAACAGCCTGCCGATCACTATCTTCCGCCCCAGCGTAGTTGTGGGCCACCGCCACACCCACTGGGTGCACCGCAACGGTTTTGGTTTTTACATGTTCCAGGATGCCATGTTGGCCGTCGCCGGCGCCGGGAATTGCGATCTCGCCATCGACCTGTTGCCAGAGCCGCGCCTGGACCTGGTTTCCGTGGACCAACTGTGCGCTGACGCCTGTTCACTGACCTTACGCAGCGAAGATCCCGGAAAATTTGAGGTATTCCACTGCTCCGGTGGCGTTGCAGTACCGGCGGAAAAAATGGTGCAGATTTGGGCGGATGTCGCCGGGGTGAAGGCACACCTGGGTAATCCCACCACCTCTGTCGAGCAAAAATTCGATCGGGCCGTCAGGCTCAACCAGCGCTTTATGCGCATCGAGTGGCACTTCGACCGCTCCCGCCTGGATGCCGTTACCGGGCGCACCGAGCCTGTCAAACCTCTATCCGCCGAAGAAGTCTGGGGCCTCTGTGCCTGGTATGCCGGCAAACCTACAAACTCCAAAACCAGTGAGGCCGAAAAGGCTGCAACTGCCGAAGTGATCTGA
- a CDS encoding alkaline phosphatase: protein MSLSRRRFLQFSGAGLAALPLLKAYGSGQEPFQHGVASGDPLADRVILWTRITPSADPEFQSMVPYTWQIALDPEMTMVVNSGSGITGPEVDYTIKVDASGLLPGTSYYYRFYSNGIDSPVGRTRTLPTGHVDKLRFAVTSCSNYPMGYFNVYREIALRADLDVVLHLGDYIYEYGPGGYGTDTGLGREPIPAKEMVDIQDYRQRYAQYRSDPDLQEVHRQHPFICVWDDHETTNNAWAGGAENHNPQDGEGDWFIRRSVANQAYFEWMPIRDNGIFDLFGDKAIYRSFRFGNLMDLMMLDTRVAARSEQAKWFDQQTADDPERSILGAQQEQWLHNSLTQSQSDGVRWRVLGQQVMMAQLTLARDLSVNMDQWDGYTASRERLFDHIADNNIDNFVVLTGDIHSSWAWDLASNPFSILKYGRLTGRGALGGEFVTPGVTSSFLDKSHLTDVASIAMDGLIPHLKWVEITQRGYLLMDVSHSRTKAHWYHVDTVTSQNYKASLARIYKQEAGQNHIQRAWNESTAGELVPAPAPQYGALARNTIAALRSRYNV, encoded by the coding sequence ATGTCTCTGTCCCGGAGGCGGTTTCTACAATTTTCCGGCGCCGGCCTGGCGGCCCTGCCCCTACTGAAAGCCTATGGTTCCGGCCAGGAGCCGTTCCAGCACGGCGTAGCCAGCGGTGACCCCCTGGCAGATCGCGTAATTCTCTGGACCCGTATCACCCCGTCCGCCGATCCGGAATTCCAGTCCATGGTGCCCTACACCTGGCAGATCGCCCTGGACCCGGAAATGACCATGGTAGTCAATAGCGGCAGTGGCATCACCGGGCCCGAGGTGGACTACACAATCAAAGTGGACGCCAGCGGCCTGCTGCCCGGCACCAGCTACTATTACCGTTTCTACTCTAACGGTATCGACTCGCCGGTAGGTCGCACCCGCACTCTACCCACCGGGCATGTGGACAAGCTGCGTTTTGCCGTTACCAGCTGCTCCAACTACCCCATGGGTTATTTCAATGTGTACCGGGAGATTGCCCTACGCGCAGACCTGGATGTGGTGCTGCACCTGGGCGACTACATCTACGAGTATGGGCCCGGCGGCTACGGTACCGACACAGGACTGGGCCGCGAGCCAATCCCCGCCAAGGAAATGGTGGATATCCAGGATTACCGTCAGCGTTACGCCCAGTACCGCTCCGATCCTGACTTGCAGGAAGTGCACCGCCAGCACCCGTTTATTTGTGTCTGGGACGATCATGAAACCACTAATAACGCCTGGGCCGGAGGTGCCGAGAACCATAATCCCCAGGACGGTGAAGGCGACTGGTTTATACGTCGCTCGGTAGCCAACCAGGCCTATTTCGAGTGGATGCCCATCCGCGATAACGGCATCTTTGATCTATTTGGTGACAAGGCAATCTATCGCAGTTTCCGCTTCGGCAACCTGATGGACCTGATGATGCTGGATACCCGCGTCGCCGCGCGATCCGAGCAGGCCAAATGGTTTGATCAGCAGACAGCCGATGACCCGGAGCGCAGTATCCTCGGTGCCCAACAGGAACAGTGGCTGCATAACAGTCTGACCCAATCCCAGTCGGATGGCGTGCGCTGGCGGGTATTGGGGCAACAGGTAATGATGGCGCAACTCACCCTGGCCCGGGATTTGTCTGTGAATATGGATCAGTGGGATGGGTACACCGCTTCCCGCGAGCGCCTGTTCGATCATATTGCGGACAATAATATCGACAACTTCGTAGTTCTCACCGGAGATATCCACAGCTCCTGGGCCTGGGACCTGGCCAGCAATCCGTTCAGCATTTTGAAATACGGGCGCTTGACCGGTCGCGGTGCCCTCGGCGGTGAATTTGTCACCCCCGGGGTAACCTCCAGCTTCCTGGACAAATCCCACCTGACCGATGTCGCCTCCATCGCCATGGACGGGTTGATACCACACCTCAAGTGGGTGGAGATCACCCAGCGCGGTTATCTGTTGATGGATGTTTCCCACTCCCGCACCAAGGCCCATTGGTATCATGTGGATACGGTCACCAGCCAGAATTACAAGGCTAGCCTGGCAAGGATCTATAAGCAGGAAGCGGGGCAGAACCATATCCAGCGCGCCTGGAATGAGAGTACTGCCGGGGAGCTGGTACCGGCTCCGGCACCACAATACGGCGCACTGGCCCGCAACACCATCGCCGCCCTGCGCAGCCGCTACAACGTCTAA
- a CDS encoding class I adenylate-forming enzyme family protein: protein MSYAIAVPLILVLGYLTFVLLRLGYWGRLSLLASWDNRVDQALEFATRRHGDRELIELTRPLSWSREQHWSAALILRTVRQLSACWSHLGVSAGDRVAIYKANQFDYFLFSVAALRIGAIAVPINGNVAPETAIGYMERMGVKLLVTDTSGWQKLTANGAGSTLFSGLTGTVLTDSNNHLAPKVRSLAVLLLEPLAPVPESPRGAADPLYIVHTSGTTGVPKGVILKQEGIAQSLRSIVLFNPISTRDLACFALPLNHQVSHLYLHGMLMMGIHVILDDKLEARELVSQLHNRKPSVFFGFPITYTRLMESGALDQPLDSVRIWGTTADASHEVQQRAFIAHGSFFTRLGLPWRGSLFVDGLGSSEVGIAALLRITTPWTKHFDRRVGRKTPLGPMIKIADADGVPVEKGQVGRLMIKGKSMFDGYWNAHDVYYASTLDGWWFTGDMVRQGSDGEIVHLDREVDVIHSAAGPVYTLPLEEVVLKQGGVLDTCVFGLRPHPEGPEVPAAVVAPQAGVDLTDAESLRQSLNALLPGHQRLDYLWVIDWAEFPIGATGKTLKRRLRERYNPIVQQSRTVITEAASCESKALESA, encoded by the coding sequence ATGAGCTACGCCATTGCTGTCCCCTTAATCCTGGTATTGGGCTACCTGACTTTTGTTTTGTTGCGACTCGGTTACTGGGGGCGTCTCTCCCTGCTGGCCAGCTGGGACAACCGCGTCGATCAAGCACTGGAATTTGCCACGCGCCGCCACGGTGACCGCGAGCTGATCGAACTCACCCGACCACTTAGCTGGAGCCGTGAACAACACTGGAGTGCCGCGTTGATACTCCGCACCGTGCGCCAGCTATCGGCCTGTTGGAGCCACCTGGGTGTCAGTGCAGGGGATCGGGTAGCAATCTACAAAGCCAACCAGTTCGACTACTTCCTGTTCTCCGTCGCCGCATTGCGTATCGGAGCTATCGCAGTGCCCATCAACGGCAATGTCGCCCCCGAGACAGCGATAGGTTATATGGAGCGCATGGGGGTGAAACTGTTGGTAACAGATACCAGTGGCTGGCAAAAACTCACCGCAAACGGCGCTGGCAGCACTTTATTTAGCGGGTTGACCGGTACAGTTCTTACGGATAGCAACAACCACCTGGCTCCAAAGGTACGCAGCCTGGCTGTATTGCTGCTTGAACCTCTGGCCCCGGTGCCAGAATCCCCGCGAGGTGCCGCCGACCCGCTCTATATCGTCCACACCTCGGGTACCACCGGCGTACCTAAAGGCGTGATTCTGAAACAGGAAGGCATCGCTCAGTCCCTGCGCTCTATAGTGCTGTTCAACCCAATCTCCACCCGTGACCTGGCCTGCTTTGCCCTGCCACTTAACCACCAGGTTTCCCATCTCTACCTGCACGGCATGTTGATGATGGGGATACACGTAATCCTGGATGACAAGCTGGAAGCAAGGGAGCTGGTGTCACAGTTACACAACCGCAAGCCCAGTGTTTTTTTTGGGTTCCCTATCACTTACACCCGCCTGATGGAATCCGGGGCCCTGGACCAGCCCTTGGACAGCGTGCGTATCTGGGGTACTACCGCCGATGCCAGCCACGAGGTGCAGCAGCGCGCATTTATCGCTCACGGCTCCTTCTTCACCCGCTTGGGCTTGCCCTGGCGCGGCTCACTGTTTGTGGATGGCCTCGGTTCCAGTGAAGTGGGAATCGCGGCGCTCCTGCGAATCACTACCCCCTGGACCAAGCACTTCGACCGCCGCGTGGGACGCAAGACCCCCCTGGGTCCGATGATCAAGATTGCCGACGCCGATGGTGTTCCTGTGGAAAAAGGCCAGGTGGGGCGCTTGATGATCAAGGGCAAGAGCATGTTCGACGGATACTGGAATGCCCATGATGTCTACTACGCCTCAACGCTGGATGGCTGGTGGTTTACCGGGGATATGGTGCGCCAGGGCAGCGATGGAGAAATCGTTCACCTGGACCGGGAAGTGGACGTGATCCACAGTGCCGCAGGGCCGGTTTACACCCTGCCACTGGAGGAGGTTGTGTTAAAGCAAGGCGGTGTTCTCGACACTTGTGTGTTCGGTTTACGTCCTCACCCGGAAGGGCCCGAAGTACCGGCAGCCGTTGTTGCTCCGCAGGCAGGTGTCGACCTGACAGATGCAGAATCCCTGCGTCAAAGCCTCAATGCCCTGCTCCCGGGCCATCAGCGACTGGATTACTTGTGGGTGATCGACTGGGCTGAATTCCCCATAGGTGCCACCGGTAAAACTCTTAAGCGCCGCCTGCGCGAGCGTTACAACCCGATAGTGCAGCAATCGCGAACGGTAATCACGGAGGCAGCCTCGTGCGAAAGCAAAGCCTTGGAAAGCGCCTGA
- a CDS encoding 3-dehydroquinate synthase II encodes MEQVESKRPATSKKARKSAQEKASPSKREPTTPLEPAPPANTALFPATTEVRENREHVLWYDSNVLKTLDEETRKAIIQRLGQGRYNGIVLYADNFELLNEAVSPRLQRVVHLEDMGEWEKFGKLLQETAGKEKPAIVSSYEAQILSAASEAGLRTSLRIHVDNAESLHTSFHQGMHYDHLMVSFKDPTNIPLELVIAELHKTNTVLLKEVNQDVDDAVIALGVLELGSDGVLASFTSMEQFDRFANKMDAQTSPKIDIEVGVIDRITHLGLGYRACIDTTHMFNPDEGILVGSTSTGGILCCPEVFHLPYMELRPFRINAASVHSYVFQSNDRTSYISELRAGSQLTTVNSKGETRQVYVGRTKTEIRPLLLIEATFPQNRKVNIIMQDDWHVRVFSDKATPLNVTELRPGDRVLGFGTEPGRHVGVKVDEHIIEL; translated from the coding sequence ATGGAACAAGTTGAGAGCAAACGCCCTGCCACTTCCAAAAAAGCCCGCAAAAGTGCACAGGAAAAAGCTTCCCCATCGAAGCGCGAGCCCACTACGCCACTGGAGCCGGCTCCGCCCGCCAACACCGCGCTTTTTCCCGCTACCACAGAAGTGCGCGAAAATCGCGAGCACGTGCTCTGGTATGACTCCAATGTGCTCAAGACACTGGATGAAGAAACCCGCAAGGCTATTATCCAGCGTCTAGGTCAGGGCCGTTACAACGGGATTGTCCTCTACGCCGATAACTTTGAGCTTTTAAATGAAGCCGTTTCCCCCAGGTTGCAGCGAGTGGTTCACCTGGAGGATATGGGTGAGTGGGAAAAATTCGGCAAGCTGTTACAGGAAACTGCCGGTAAAGAAAAACCCGCGATCGTATCCAGCTACGAGGCCCAGATACTGAGCGCAGCCAGTGAAGCCGGCCTGCGCACCAGTCTGCGTATTCATGTAGATAATGCCGAGAGCCTGCACACGTCTTTTCACCAGGGCATGCACTATGACCACCTGATGGTGTCCTTCAAAGATCCCACCAATATTCCTCTTGAGCTGGTAATTGCAGAACTGCACAAAACCAACACCGTTCTGCTGAAAGAGGTCAACCAGGATGTGGACGATGCAGTAATCGCGCTCGGCGTCCTGGAACTGGGCAGTGACGGCGTCCTCGCCTCTTTCACATCCATGGAGCAGTTCGACCGTTTTGCCAACAAGATGGATGCGCAAACTTCACCAAAAATTGATATTGAAGTGGGCGTCATCGATCGCATCACTCATCTGGGTCTGGGCTATCGAGCCTGTATCGATACTACCCATATGTTCAATCCGGATGAGGGCATCCTGGTGGGTTCCACCTCTACCGGCGGTATTCTCTGCTGCCCGGAAGTGTTCCACCTGCCCTATATGGAGCTGCGCCCATTCCGTATCAACGCCGCTTCCGTACACAGCTATGTATTCCAAAGCAATGATCGCACCAGCTATATCAGCGAGCTGCGTGCCGGCAGCCAACTGACCACGGTGAACTCCAAAGGCGAAACCCGCCAGGTTTACGTGGGGCGCACCAAAACGGAAATCCGCCCGCTGCTACTGATCGAAGCCACCTTCCCGCAAAACCGCAAGGTCAACATCATCATGCAGGACGACTGGCATGTGCGCGTGTTCTCCGACAAGGCGACCCCGCTGAATGTCACCGAGCTAAGGCCCGGCGATCGCGTGTTGGGATTCGGCACTGAGCCCGGCCGCCACGTCGGTGTGAAAGTCGACGAACACATTATCGAACTCTGA